The following coding sequences lie in one Pseudomonas syringae CC1557 genomic window:
- a CDS encoding GNAT family N-acetyltransferase: MHLPAPQILIQRLTEAHLEGVTALYNEPAVCRQVLQMPYQSIDVWRKRLADSTERHLKLVALNGGDVVGNIGLEQYSRSRQSHVGAFGMGVASAWQGKGIGSRLLAAALDVADNWMNLRRVELTVYADNEAAQGLYRKFGFEVEGRLRNYAVRDGEFVDALSMARLR, from the coding sequence GTGCATCTCCCCGCCCCGCAAATCCTCATTCAGCGCCTGACTGAGGCGCACCTGGAAGGTGTGACCGCGCTGTACAACGAGCCAGCCGTCTGTCGTCAAGTGCTGCAGATGCCTTACCAGTCCATCGACGTCTGGCGCAAACGCCTGGCCGATAGCACCGAGCGCCATCTGAAACTGGTCGCGTTGAATGGTGGCGATGTGGTCGGCAATATCGGCCTTGAGCAATACTCACGCAGCCGGCAGAGCCATGTCGGAGCCTTCGGCATGGGCGTCGCATCCGCCTGGCAGGGCAAGGGCATCGGCTCCAGGTTGCTGGCAGCGGCACTGGACGTGGCGGACAACTGGATGAATCTACGCCGGGTCGAACTGACGGTGTATGCCGACAATGAGGCCGCGCAAGGCCTCTATCGCAAGTTCGGTTTTGAAGTCGAAGGTCGCCTGCGCAACTACGCCGTACGCGATGGCGAGTTCGTCGACGCCCTGAGTATGGCGCGGCTTAGATAA
- a CDS encoding ATP phosphoribosyltransferase regulatory subunit, whose product MKRKVVSGAIFIEAGAEEAIVPALWGQDTFIEKAGGSEIIGQMWAFNDKAGRACCLIPEATALFQERSAMLLNGRSEALFFYVARCYRYERPQAGRYREFTQLGLEILGPSPQQALLRSQAICTGFLDALGLDYQLNIAVKRGLSYYLEGNGFEVRCPGLGAQQQVVGGGAYREGAGFGIGLERLVLALGLD is encoded by the coding sequence GTGAAACGGAAAGTCGTTTCCGGAGCTATCTTCATCGAAGCTGGCGCTGAAGAAGCCATCGTCCCGGCTTTGTGGGGCCAGGACACCTTTATCGAAAAGGCAGGTGGCAGTGAAATCATCGGTCAGATGTGGGCCTTCAATGACAAGGCCGGGCGCGCCTGCTGCCTGATCCCGGAGGCGACTGCGCTGTTTCAGGAACGCAGCGCCATGCTCCTGAACGGGCGAAGCGAAGCGCTGTTTTTCTATGTGGCGCGCTGTTATCGGTACGAGCGACCTCAGGCTGGGCGCTATCGGGAATTCACCCAGTTGGGGCTGGAAATTCTCGGCCCTTCGCCGCAGCAGGCATTGCTGCGCAGCCAGGCAATCTGCACGGGGTTTCTCGACGCACTGGGGCTGGATTACCAACTGAACATCGCAGTCAAACGCGGCCTGAGTTATTACCTGGAAGGCAACGGCTTTGAAGTGCGCTGCCCAGGATTGGGTGCACAGCAGCAAGTGGTCGGTGGTGGCGCCTATCGGGAGGGCGCCGGGTTCGGCATCGGGCTTGAGCGGTTGGTGCTGGCGCTTGGGCTTGATTAA
- a CDS encoding LysR family transcriptional regulator — translation MQVFVKLAELGSFTKVAEAMQVGRPHLTRIIQDLEASLDVRLFQRTTRSVKLTAEGLRFYERVKSNLADLAETTSMFDRNGSTLRGRLRIDIPAAFSQRSFMETLKGFTRAFPDIDVVLGVTDRTVDLVAEGIDCALRIGELPDSSLVVRKIGEATMVTCAAPAYLQAFGKPETLEDLQSHCGVSFLSGQNNRPLPWHFSLKGEDVPYPARGGITVNESNAYVQCGLAGFGILQAPGIIVESFLASGELVEVLEAFRPSPRPVSVLYPSRTHLAPQVQAFVAWLKEYFPKLHPHWFDVH, via the coding sequence ATGCAGGTGTTCGTAAAACTCGCCGAGTTAGGCAGTTTTACCAAGGTGGCGGAGGCCATGCAGGTCGGTCGGCCTCATCTGACCCGAATCATTCAGGATCTCGAAGCGTCTCTGGACGTGCGGCTGTTTCAACGTACAACCCGTAGCGTAAAGCTCACGGCTGAAGGCCTGCGTTTCTATGAGCGGGTGAAGAGCAATCTGGCGGATCTTGCCGAAACCACGTCGATGTTCGACCGCAACGGCTCGACCTTGCGAGGGCGACTTCGCATCGACATTCCGGCAGCGTTCAGTCAGCGCAGCTTCATGGAAACGCTCAAGGGCTTTACTCGGGCATTTCCCGATATAGACGTCGTGCTGGGGGTTACCGACCGGACTGTGGATCTGGTTGCTGAGGGCATTGATTGCGCGCTGCGCATCGGTGAGTTGCCTGATTCAAGTCTGGTGGTCAGGAAAATTGGCGAGGCCACGATGGTGACCTGCGCCGCACCGGCCTATCTGCAAGCCTTTGGCAAACCGGAAACGCTGGAGGATCTGCAAAGCCATTGCGGGGTGAGCTTTCTGTCCGGCCAGAACAACAGACCGCTGCCTTGGCACTTTTCGTTGAAAGGTGAAGATGTACCGTACCCGGCGCGTGGAGGCATTACTGTCAACGAGTCGAATGCCTACGTGCAATGCGGGCTTGCCGGTTTCGGCATTCTGCAAGCGCCGGGCATCATCGTTGAGTCATTTCTGGCAAGCGGAGAGCTGGTCGAAGTCCTTGAAGCATTTCGCCCGTCACCGCGTCCGGTCTCCGTGCTGTACCCGAGCCGGACCCATCTTGCGCCGCAGGTTCAGGCATTTGTGGCGTGGCTGAAAGAGTATTTTCCGAAGCTGCACCCTCATTGGTTCGACGTTCACTAG
- a CDS encoding zinc-dependent alcohol dehydrogenase family protein, producing the protein MKAWLLKDFGLDNLVQGEAETPVPKAGELLVKVGAVSLNFRDKAIVDGIYEPHRVPKPLIPVSDAAGTVVAVGEGVSRFAIGDRVNSHLYSRWLDGPPGPDEPDYCFGSPLPGGLAEYMIIHEQSAVRTPEAMSDEEAATLPIAALTAWYALVDFGQIEAGQTVLVQGSGGVSIFAAQIATALGANVIATSSKDENLHRVKALGAVAGVNYRTHPEWADEVLKLTDGKGVDLLLDVAGGDGINQSIAATKAGGRIAQIGFLTGQTSALNLMPMIFRQTTFRGIAVAPRSSFDRMNAFLNEHKIRPIIDHVYPFEQAREAFEHLARGAFGKVVIKVAQA; encoded by the coding sequence ATGAAAGCATGGCTGTTAAAAGACTTCGGGCTCGACAACCTGGTGCAGGGAGAAGCTGAAACGCCGGTCCCCAAAGCCGGAGAACTGCTGGTCAAGGTCGGTGCGGTGTCGCTCAACTTCCGCGACAAGGCCATTGTCGATGGTATCTACGAACCGCATCGCGTGCCCAAACCCCTCATCCCGGTCAGCGATGCCGCAGGCACCGTCGTGGCTGTCGGCGAAGGTGTCAGCCGCTTTGCAATAGGGGATCGCGTGAATTCACACCTCTACTCACGCTGGCTCGACGGCCCGCCAGGCCCGGACGAGCCCGACTACTGCTTTGGCTCGCCGCTACCCGGAGGGCTGGCCGAATACATGATCATTCATGAGCAAAGTGCAGTCCGCACCCCGGAGGCCATGTCTGACGAAGAGGCAGCCACACTGCCAATCGCCGCCCTGACCGCCTGGTACGCACTGGTCGACTTCGGCCAGATCGAGGCCGGGCAAACCGTTCTCGTCCAGGGCTCGGGCGGCGTGTCGATATTTGCCGCGCAGATTGCAACAGCGCTGGGTGCCAACGTCATCGCGACCTCCAGCAAGGACGAAAACCTGCACAGGGTCAAAGCGCTGGGCGCAGTGGCCGGGGTCAACTATCGAACCCATCCGGAATGGGCAGACGAAGTGCTGAAACTCACTGACGGCAAGGGCGTCGACCTGTTGCTGGACGTGGCAGGCGGCGATGGCATCAATCAATCGATTGCCGCCACCAAGGCTGGAGGACGCATCGCGCAAATCGGCTTTCTGACTGGCCAGACCTCGGCGCTGAACCTGATGCCGATGATCTTCCGCCAGACCACCTTCCGCGGCATCGCCGTAGCACCTCGCTCGTCGTTCGACCGGATGAACGCATTCCTCAACGAGCACAAGATCCGGCCGATCATCGATCACGTCTACCCCTTCGAACAGGCGCGCGAGGCCTTTGAACACCTGGCCAGAGGCGCATTCGGCAAGGTCGTGATCAAGGTCGCTCAGGCCTGA
- a CDS encoding metallophosphoesterase family protein, with the protein MKVGVISDTHGLLRPEAIAALEGCEAIIHAGDIGSQDIVDQLTAIAPLHIVRGNNDMDAAWATPIADHLRFAIEGWQTLLVHDIADVPALLDDSVKLVITGHSHKPLIEWRGDTLYLNPGSAGRRRFKLPVTLALLDVSADAMVPTLVRLID; encoded by the coding sequence ATGAAAGTTGGCGTGATTTCCGACACCCACGGACTGCTGCGTCCTGAAGCCATTGCCGCGCTTGAAGGCTGCGAAGCAATCATCCACGCCGGTGACATCGGCAGCCAGGACATCGTCGACCAACTGACTGCCATCGCCCCGTTGCACATCGTACGTGGCAACAACGACATGGACGCTGCCTGGGCAACGCCCATCGCCGACCACCTGCGCTTCGCTATCGAAGGCTGGCAAACCCTGCTGGTCCACGACATCGCCGACGTTCCGGCACTGCTGGACGACAGCGTGAAACTGGTCATCACCGGGCACTCACACAAACCGCTCATCGAATGGCGCGGGGACACGCTGTATCTCAATCCGGGCAGTGCCGGACGAAGGCGTTTCAAACTGCCGGTGACGCTGGCACTGCTTGACGTGAGCGCGGATGCGATGGTGCCGACCCTGGTCAGGTTGATTGACTGA
- a CDS encoding LysR family transcriptional regulator, with protein sequence MDLRDLTYFETIAELGHLGRAAEKLNRSQPALTKSIQRLEESFGTRLFQRDGRRIKLTPVGELLQARGKELQQSIAQTQREVRDFASGMVGNIRVGCAATMAEYLMPKLTSALLQRSPDVTFKLVIGQDDLLRESLRSGQLDMIICGLVPDSDDVSSFAVFKDEAVVIASKQHPIFKTSLQMSDLCAYRWVLPPASVSSRKWLDAAFAAHGLPLPTVQIEANSISLLPGLIAQGNLLSFIARESLEFGKTMQHLREVPLEQTTMKRTIGVTQRKGGYLSPAAEGMLQMLRDNGGDFLGWV encoded by the coding sequence ATGGACCTGCGCGATCTCACTTATTTCGAAACCATTGCCGAACTGGGCCATCTTGGGCGGGCTGCGGAAAAGCTCAATCGCAGCCAGCCTGCGCTGACCAAAAGCATCCAGCGTCTGGAGGAGTCGTTCGGCACCCGGCTGTTTCAGCGTGACGGTCGGCGCATCAAGCTGACGCCGGTAGGCGAGCTGTTGCAGGCGCGCGGCAAGGAGTTGCAGCAGAGCATTGCTCAAACCCAGCGCGAGGTGAGGGATTTTGCCAGCGGCATGGTGGGTAATATCCGTGTCGGTTGCGCGGCAACCATGGCCGAATACCTGATGCCGAAACTGACCTCGGCGTTATTGCAGCGCTCGCCTGACGTCACGTTCAAACTGGTGATCGGTCAGGATGACCTGCTGCGTGAATCCCTGCGTTCCGGGCAACTCGACATGATCATCTGCGGGCTCGTGCCGGACAGTGATGATGTGAGCAGCTTTGCGGTATTCAAGGATGAAGCCGTGGTCATCGCCAGCAAGCAGCATCCGATCTTCAAGACATCCTTGCAAATGAGCGACCTGTGCGCTTACCGCTGGGTATTGCCGCCCGCCAGTGTGTCTTCGCGCAAATGGCTGGATGCTGCATTTGCCGCGCATGGGCTGCCATTGCCGACCGTACAGATCGAAGCCAACTCGATTTCCCTGCTGCCGGGTCTGATTGCCCAGGGCAACCTGCTGAGTTTCATCGCCCGCGAATCGCTGGAGTTCGGCAAGACCATGCAACACCTGCGCGAAGTACCGCTGGAACAGACCACCATGAAACGCACCATTGGCGTGACCCAGCGCAAGGGCGGCTACCTGTCGCCAGCGGCGGAGGGCATGTTGCAGATGCTGCGCGACAACGGCGGGGATTTTCTGGGCTGGGTTTGA
- a CDS encoding AbrB family transcriptional regulator, with amino-acid sequence MSQAARVSISTLPPLAQWAGLILMAGIAGHLLKLFNMPAAMFLGPMLVAIGFGVSGATIRMHKRIFQLGQGTVGVLIAHAMSVSVLLTALQSWPVMLLATVLTVVLSAAVGLILVRFAGIPSNTAAWGTSPGAASAMVAMSEDYGADSRIVATMQYVRVVCVVTIGALVSHFIGASGTEAHHSAAVVNSLSLPDLGMSLAVIVVGVVLGSRLPAGALLVPLLLGGALQLSGVLQITIPGWLLPIGYGAIGCYVGLRFDQPTVRYVWRRLPMMILASMLLIVLCALSAWLIAVMMGKDYLSVYLATSPGGLDTMAIIAIDTHADVGFVLAMQTLRLFGVILTGSFLARQIIRWTDKPIPAL; translated from the coding sequence TTGTCACAGGCTGCACGTGTTTCGATATCCACCCTTCCCCCGCTAGCCCAATGGGCTGGCCTGATTCTGATGGCAGGTATTGCTGGTCACCTGCTCAAACTGTTCAACATGCCTGCCGCGATGTTCCTTGGACCGATGCTGGTCGCCATTGGCTTTGGCGTTTCGGGCGCAACCATCCGAATGCATAAACGCATCTTTCAACTGGGCCAGGGCACCGTTGGCGTACTGATTGCGCATGCGATGTCGGTCAGCGTGCTGCTGACGGCATTGCAATCCTGGCCAGTGATGTTGCTGGCAACGGTTCTGACCGTTGTGCTCAGCGCGGCAGTCGGCCTGATACTGGTGCGCTTTGCCGGTATTCCGAGCAACACGGCCGCTTGGGGTACTTCGCCCGGCGCAGCATCGGCGATGGTCGCGATGTCTGAAGATTACGGTGCAGATTCGCGAATCGTCGCCACCATGCAGTACGTGCGAGTCGTCTGTGTGGTGACCATCGGCGCACTGGTTAGCCACTTTATCGGTGCCTCGGGCACTGAGGCGCACCACAGTGCGGCCGTAGTGAACAGCCTGAGCCTGCCTGATCTGGGCATGAGCCTGGCGGTCATTGTGGTTGGCGTGGTGCTGGGCTCGCGTCTACCGGCTGGTGCGTTGCTGGTGCCGTTGTTGCTGGGCGGTGCCCTGCAACTGAGCGGGGTTCTGCAGATCACCATACCCGGCTGGCTGCTGCCGATCGGTTACGGCGCCATCGGCTGCTATGTCGGGCTGCGTTTCGACCAGCCGACCGTGCGGTATGTCTGGAGGCGACTGCCGATGATGATTCTGGCTTCGATGTTGTTGATCGTGCTGTGCGCGCTGTCGGCGTGGCTGATTGCGGTCATGATGGGCAAGGATTACCTGTCGGTCTACCTGGCCACCAGCCCCGGCGGCCTGGATACCATGGCAATCATCGCCATCGATACCCATGCCGACGTCGGCTTCGTACTTGCCATGCAGACCCTGCGCCTGTTCGGGGTGATTCTGACCGGCAGCTTCCTCGCCCGGCAGATCATTCGTTGGACCGACAAGCCCATCCCCGCGCTCTGA
- a CDS encoding D-mannose isomerase has translation MDNNNHTFSSWLRSPAHHHWLALEGKRLLGFAKAAKLENGFGGLDDYGRLMVGATAGTMNTARMTHCFAMAYTQGIPGCAALIDHGIAALSGPLRDAEHGGWFNAAPEDNGKTDKQAYLHAFVALAASSAVVAGRPAAQALLSDVIQVIQTRFWSDEEGAMRESFSQDWSDEEPYRGANSNMHSTEAFLALADVTGDAQWLDRALSIVERVIHQHAGANNFQVIEHFSSDWQPLPDYNHDNPADGFRPFGTTPGHAFEWARLVLHLEASRRRAGRTNPEWLLDDARQLFANACHYGWDVDGAPGIVYTLDWQNKPVVRHRLHWTHCEAVAAAAALLQRTGEQQYEDWYRCFWEFNETLFIDIEHGSWRHELNERNQPSEDIWPGKPDLYHAYQATLLPVLPLAPSLASALAGLD, from the coding sequence ATGGACAATAATAATCACACCTTCAGCAGTTGGTTACGCTCACCGGCCCATCATCATTGGCTGGCACTGGAAGGCAAACGTCTGCTGGGTTTCGCCAAGGCAGCGAAACTGGAAAACGGTTTTGGCGGCCTCGATGACTATGGACGCTTGATGGTCGGTGCCACGGCCGGAACGATGAACACCGCACGCATGACTCATTGTTTCGCCATGGCCTATACGCAAGGTATCCCTGGCTGCGCCGCGCTGATCGACCATGGCATCGCTGCCTTGAGTGGTCCGCTGCGCGATGCCGAGCATGGCGGCTGGTTCAATGCCGCACCTGAAGACAATGGCAAGACCGATAAACAGGCCTACCTGCACGCATTCGTCGCGCTGGCGGCCAGCTCTGCGGTGGTTGCCGGCCGACCCGCTGCGCAGGCGTTGCTGTCCGATGTGATACAGGTGATTCAGACCCGCTTCTGGAGTGACGAAGAAGGCGCCATGCGCGAATCCTTTTCCCAGGACTGGAGCGACGAAGAACCCTATCGTGGTGCCAATAGCAACATGCACAGCACTGAGGCCTTTCTTGCCCTTGCCGATGTCACCGGCGACGCGCAATGGCTCGACCGGGCCCTGAGCATCGTCGAGCGGGTGATTCACCAGCATGCGGGGGCCAATAATTTTCAGGTCATCGAACACTTCTCGTCGGACTGGCAGCCGCTGCCGGATTACAACCATGACAACCCGGCGGACGGCTTTCGGCCGTTCGGCACCACACCCGGCCATGCGTTCGAGTGGGCGCGCCTGGTGCTGCATCTGGAAGCGTCGCGGCGTCGCGCCGGGCGCACCAACCCTGAATGGTTACTCGACGATGCCCGGCAGTTGTTCGCCAATGCCTGTCACTATGGCTGGGATGTCGACGGTGCTCCGGGCATCGTCTACACCCTCGACTGGCAGAACAAACCGGTGGTTCGCCATCGTCTGCACTGGACGCATTGCGAGGCTGTCGCGGCAGCCGCTGCCTTGTTGCAGCGTACTGGCGAGCAGCAGTACGAAGACTGGTATCGCTGTTTCTGGGAGTTCAACGAAACCCTGTTCATCGACATTGAACATGGCAGTTGGCGTCACGAACTGAATGAGCGAAACCAGCCGAGCGAGGATATCTGGCCGGGCAAACCCGATCTGTATCACGCCTATCAGGCAACGCTGCTGCCAGTGCTGCCGCTGGCACCCAGTCTGGCCAGCGCCCTGGCGGGGCTGGACTGA
- a CDS encoding methyl-accepting chemotaxis protein, giving the protein MQVNLRDAMRHIGSSATQLASAATELNSVTEDSYRGLHQQNAEIDQAATAINEMTSAVEEVARNAVSTSDASNQSSTSAQAGQTRVIETVQSIQTLTDNVQSTSALVQNLANQSQDIGKVLDVIRSIAEQTNLLALNAAIEAARAGESGRGFAVVADEVRALAHRTQQSTLEIDSMVSAMRSGSAQALDSMNISRDRADSTLSLAKGAGESLSEITASINQISERNLVIASAAEEQAQVSREVDRNIVNIRDLSMQSTQGANQISASSHELSRLAADLNQVVSRFKV; this is encoded by the coding sequence ATGCAGGTCAATCTGCGCGACGCCATGCGCCACATCGGCAGCTCGGCTACTCAGCTGGCCTCGGCAGCCACCGAACTGAATTCGGTGACCGAAGACAGCTATCGCGGTCTGCACCAGCAAAACGCCGAGATCGATCAGGCCGCCACGGCGATCAACGAAATGACCTCCGCAGTGGAAGAAGTGGCGCGTAACGCGGTGTCCACTTCCGACGCCTCCAACCAGTCCAGTACTTCGGCGCAGGCCGGGCAGACGCGGGTGATCGAAACCGTGCAGTCGATCCAGACGCTGACTGACAACGTACAGTCCACCTCGGCACTGGTGCAAAATCTCGCCAACCAGTCTCAGGACATCGGCAAGGTGCTTGATGTGATTCGCTCGATTGCCGAGCAAACCAACCTTCTGGCGCTCAACGCGGCTATCGAGGCGGCGCGTGCGGGCGAGTCGGGCCGAGGCTTTGCGGTGGTAGCAGACGAAGTGCGGGCATTGGCGCATCGTACCCAGCAGTCGACACTGGAAATCGATTCCATGGTCAGTGCCATGCGCAGCGGATCGGCACAAGCGCTGGACTCCATGAACATCAGCCGTGACCGCGCCGATTCGACACTGTCGTTGGCCAAGGGCGCTGGTGAATCGCTCAGCGAAATCACTGCGTCAATCAATCAGATTTCCGAGCGTAACCTGGTCATCGCCAGTGCTGCGGAAGAGCAGGCGCAAGTGTCGCGTGAAGTCGACCGCAACATCGTCAACATTCGTGACCTGTCCATGCAATCCACCCAGGGCGCCAATCAGATCAGTGCATCGAGCCACGAACTGTCGCGTCTGGCAGCGGACCTGAATCAGGTCGTCTCACGCTTCAAGGTGTAA
- a CDS encoding glycerate kinase, which translates to MKIVIAPDSFKDSLSAQAVADAIASGLADVWPDAELIKCPMADGGEGTIEAVLDACNGQLMSASVSGPLGTPVEAQWGWLADSRTAIIEMAMASGLQLLTLEQRDACVTSTFGTGQLIRAALDIGAQRVILAIGGSATNDGGSGMLSALGARFLDAEGQPLQAGGLALAGLARIDLSGFDPRLSDVCVEIAADVDNPLCGTHGASHIFGPQKGASAVQVLALDAALGHFADHSAQVLGQDLRDSPGSGAAGGMGFAAKAYLNASFRPGVEVVTDLTGLEQALIGADLVITGEGRFDAQTLRGKTPFGVARVAQRQRVPVIVLAGTLGDGYEQLYQHGISAAFALVSGPMSLAQACRDASGLLHDRARDIALLWQLAARR; encoded by the coding sequence ATGAAAATAGTCATCGCCCCTGACTCGTTCAAAGACAGCCTCAGCGCGCAGGCCGTTGCCGATGCGATTGCCAGTGGTCTGGCCGATGTCTGGCCTGATGCCGAACTGATCAAGTGCCCCATGGCCGACGGGGGTGAGGGCACCATCGAAGCTGTGTTGGACGCCTGCAATGGCCAGTTGATGAGCGCCAGCGTCAGCGGGCCGCTCGGCACGCCGGTCGAGGCGCAGTGGGGTTGGCTGGCGGACAGCAGGACCGCAATCATCGAAATGGCGATGGCCAGCGGCCTGCAATTGCTGACTCTGGAGCAGCGCGATGCCTGTGTGACCAGCACCTTCGGCACCGGACAACTGATTCGGGCCGCGCTGGACATCGGGGCGCAACGAGTGATCCTGGCCATTGGCGGCAGTGCGACCAATGATGGCGGCAGCGGCATGCTCTCGGCATTGGGCGCACGCTTTCTCGACGCCGAGGGGCAGCCATTGCAGGCCGGAGGTCTGGCACTTGCGGGGCTCGCACGCATCGACCTGAGCGGCTTTGATCCGCGCTTGTCTGACGTGTGCGTAGAGATTGCCGCCGATGTCGATAATCCACTGTGCGGAACCCATGGCGCGTCACATATATTCGGCCCGCAAAAGGGCGCTTCCGCCGTGCAGGTATTGGCGCTGGATGCTGCACTTGGGCATTTCGCCGATCATTCAGCGCAGGTCCTCGGGCAAGACCTGCGCGACAGTCCTGGCAGTGGCGCGGCCGGGGGCATGGGCTTCGCCGCCAAGGCGTATCTGAATGCTTCGTTTCGCCCCGGTGTCGAGGTTGTTACGGACCTGACCGGGCTTGAACAGGCGCTGATCGGTGCCGATCTGGTGATTACCGGAGAAGGTCGTTTTGACGCACAGACCCTGCGTGGCAAGACACCGTTTGGGGTTGCCCGGGTCGCGCAGCGGCAACGGGTACCGGTGATTGTGCTGGCTGGTACGCTCGGCGATGGCTATGAACAGCTCTACCAGCACGGAATCAGCGCGGCCTTCGCGCTGGTCAGCGGCCCTATGAGCCTTGCGCAAGCCTGCCGCGACGCCAGCGGCCTGCTGCATGATCGCGCCAGGGATATTGCGCTGCTCTGGCAGTTGGCCGCACGTCGTTGA
- a CDS encoding FadR/GntR family transcriptional regulator — MQESVSPAPKRRQHSLATDLVTELSQRILLGKIAPGQKLPSENQIVREHGVSRTVVREAISKLQASGLVVTHHGIGTFVLERSDQTGLRLKVETVSRVRDIIELRIGLETQAVALAALRRTDEQLAAMRQALDDYQDLLANEDSCVEADKRFHMLIAEATGNPYFMEIMQHLGSAIIPRSRIAASERAGNNLAHQGYLANLEHEALLSAIRRKDPDAARAAMWTHLSNSRERLVPRE; from the coding sequence ATGCAGGAATCCGTCAGCCCGGCGCCCAAGCGTCGTCAGCACAGCCTTGCCACTGATCTTGTCACTGAGCTGAGTCAGCGCATCTTGCTGGGCAAGATCGCACCCGGTCAGAAGTTGCCCTCCGAAAATCAGATCGTCCGCGAGCACGGCGTCAGTCGTACAGTGGTACGCGAAGCGATTTCCAAGTTGCAGGCATCCGGGCTGGTCGTCACTCATCACGGCATCGGCACCTTTGTGCTGGAGCGCAGTGATCAGACCGGGCTGCGCCTCAAGGTTGAAACCGTTTCGCGAGTGCGCGACATCATCGAGTTGCGCATCGGCCTGGAAACCCAGGCGGTGGCGTTGGCCGCTCTGCGCCGCACCGATGAACAGCTGGCGGCCATGCGTCAGGCGCTGGACGACTATCAGGACCTGCTGGCCAATGAAGACAGCTGCGTCGAGGCTGACAAGCGCTTCCATATGCTGATTGCCGAAGCCACGGGCAATCCGTACTTCATGGAGATCATGCAGCACTTGGGCAGCGCGATCATTCCGCGCAGCCGCATTGCGGCCAGCGAGCGGGCTGGCAACAACCTGGCGCATCAGGGCTATCTGGCCAATCTGGAGCATGAGGCGCTGCTCAGCGCCATTCGCCGCAAGGACCCGGACGCTGCCCGCGCAGCCATGTGGACGCACCTCAGCAATAGTCGAGAGCGATTGGTGCCACGAGAGTAG